ATGGAAGATCCAATGCTACGATAGTACGCAGCCATCTCACAGATTAACATTGATCCAACAATCGCATCCTTATCACGTACATAAGAACCTGCTAGATAACCATAGCTCTCTTCAAAACCAAAGATGAAACGTTCTTCTTCACCGTTTTCTTCAAGTTGTGCAATCTGATCACCAATCCACTTGAAACCTGTTAGAGTATGACGTAATTCAACACCATAGTGCTTCGCAACTAAATCAGCTAGCGGTGTAGATACGATAGACTTAACCGCTACTGGATTCTTAGGCATTGTGCCCTTCTCAATACGTCCAGCACAGATATAATCTAGTAAAAGCACACCCATTTCATTACCAGATACAAGTTCATACGAACCATCTGGACACTTCATCGCAATCCCTACACGATCAGCGTCAGGATCAGTCGCCAGCATTAAATCAGCTCCAACCTTCTTTGCAAGTTCTAAGCCCTTCTCTAATGCTTCATAGATTTCAGGGTTTGGATAAGGACATGTTGTAAAGTATCCATTTGGATATTCCTGTTCAGGAACGATAGTAATATCTGTAATACCCATATCACTTAATACGCGTGTTACAGGCACAAGACCAGTACCATTTAATGGAGAATACACAAGTTTCAAGCCTGCCGTCTTACAAAGATTTGGACGAACTTGTCTAGATTCAATTGCTTGATAGAGTGCTTCCTTACAATCATCTCCAACAAACTGGATAAGACCCTTCGCAACACCTTCCGCAAAGGAGATATATTTCGCACCTGTTAATACATCTGTCTTTTGAATCTGATCATATACGATTGCAACCGCATCATCTGTCATCTGGCAACCATCTGGTCCATATGCTTTAAAGCCATTGTACTTTGCAGGGTTATGTGATGCAGTAATCATAATACCTGCATTGCAATGATAAAATCTTGTCGCAAAGCTCAAAGCAGGTACAGGCATTAGTTCATCATATAAACGAACATTGATACCATTCGCTGCTAATACAGCAGCCGCATCCTTCGCAAAAGTCCAACCCTTTAAACGGCTGTCATAGCTAATCACAACAGTCTGAGTTCCACCCTGTGTCTTAACCCAATCCGCAACACCCTGCGTTGCTTGACGGACAACCCAGATGTTCATACGGTTAGTACCAGCACCAAGAGTACCTCTTAGACCAGCTGTACCAAACTTCAAAGCTACCGCAAATCTCTCCTTGATTGCTTCATCATCATTTTCAATACTAGCTAATTCTGCATGTAAATCAAAATCGATTAAGTTTGCAGAAAGCCAACGCATATACTCATCTAAATACATAATTTATCAGCTCCTTAACCTTATTTTAACATAACGAAAAAGAAAGATGTGAAAACATCTTTCTCCCCTTATCGTTATCTATTAAGCAATAACTTTTTGAGCGCGTAATACGTCTTCAATTGTCTTAACAGCTGAATCTTCGTCATCACCTTCACAGGAAATTGTAATTTCAGACTGTGTAGGAATTCCAAGTGACATAACACCCATAATGGACTTCATATTCACGGTACGTCCCTTGTAAGATACCTTCACTTCGCTCTTAAACTTGCTTGCAGCATTTACAGCAACTGTAGCAGGACGTGCATGTAATCCTACTGGGTCAACAACTGTAACAGTAATTTCTTTCATTGGTTTATCCTCCTGATAATTTTTACTTACTATATCTGTATTTTATAACATACTTGTTTCAGATACAAGCGGTTACATATTAAGAAGTTGCAATTCGATACAATATTTCTATCTTAGAAATTTACTTATGATATGGCTCGTTATGTAGAATACGAAAGCTACGATAGATTTGTTCTACTACTAGTATTCTACAAAGTTGATGTGGAAAGGTTACCTTAGAGATACGCCAGCGGAAATCAGCACGCTGAATCAATTCATTGCTTAACCCCAAAGACCCACCAATCACAAATGTAATCTTACTTCTTGCATGATTATAACAATCCTGTATTTTATTTGCCAGTGCGATAGAATCGATATCCATGCCCGCAAGATCTAGTAAAATCACATATTCATCATCACGTATTTTTTTTAATATCCGCTGTCCTTCCACAACCTTTACCTGTTCATTTTCGGCAACAGAGTTTGTCTCTGGTGCTTTTTCATCCTGTACTTCAATGACTTCAAGCTTATCATAAGGACGAATACGCTTTACATACTCTGCGACACCATCCTTCATCCACTTCTCTTTTAGTTTGCCACAGGCAATAATCTTGATCATTGTAGAACCACACCAATCTGCTTACTTTCACCGCCACGAATGATGGATACATTTACAGTATCGCCAGCAGAGTGCATGTACATTCTTGCGAGCACATCTTGATAAGAAGATATTTCGATACCATCAATCATTGTAATGATATCTCCAACCTGAAGATCATCTCCTGCATCTTTCTTCTCTACGACTGTTTGGACATATACGCCAGTCTTCATATCAATGTTAATGCCCTGCGCACTCTTTTCATACGCAAGCATACTTGATACATTACGCACCACAACACCTAGTGCACCTCGTGTTACTTTTCCATTTGTTTTAAGTGCATTGTAAATTAGTTTGATTTCATTGGCAGTGATTGCATATTCCATACGAGAATTACCTTGGAATGGTTGACTGGCAACAACACCAACGAGTGACCCATTTAAGTCAATCACTGCACCACCTTCTTGAATCGAAGTGATTGGAGTATCCATTTCTAGCATGGAAGATAACCAAGTTGTTGTGCCATTCATTCGCCAAACACCAGGTTCTGAAACAATACCACTGCTGACGACAGCACTACCAGTCGTTAGATTTCTACCACTCATCACAACCACATTTGCACCTTGTGCTAAAGCAGTTGTATCTAAAATCGTAAATGGCTTCACTTCAAAGTTTGTTGTTACCTGTATCACCGCAACTCCACTTTCACCATCATCACCAATAACAGTAGAGCTAACACGTACACCACTGTCAAACACAACATTTGGACTACCATTCTTTGTTGCCTTTGCGGTTGTTAAAATATGCACTGTTTCCTTTTCCTTCGCAATGATAATCCCACTATAATAAGAACCATCACTTTCAACCGTAACCACACTACTTCTGCTCTTTTCAATCGCACTAGTATAGTCTGATGTTGTATAGTTTATACTGTTCATATCCTCAAGGGCGCTATTACCTGTAGTATTCTTTTGCAGATTCCTAATCAACATTATTGTTAGGACTAGATTCCATACCAATAATAGCGCTAACGCTACCGGCATCAACTTCTTCATCATATATACCCTTTCTAATCATCTCATACTGTCCTGCTGCACATACAAGCAGGTTTTTATGCAGTAACCCAGAATGATTTTGTAATGCATGTACTGTTGTATCTAGTGCTTTCTTGCGTGTATTTGCTTGTTCACTCAAATGCGCAAGAATTATCATCTTTGTCTTCTCTGTCACAATTTTATCAAGAACAGCTGCACAATCCTCATTGCACAAATGTCCTGTATCACTATAAATTCTTTGTTTGGTAAACTGTGGACGACTCGTTGCCATCAACATCTGTACATCATGATTCGACTCTAACACAATATAGTCCGCATCTTTGATGCGTGGAATATGCTTCTCATTGATATACCCAGTATCTGTAATATAGACAAGTTTTTCAATTCCATTTTCAACAATATATCCAACTGTGTTTAACGCATCATGTGATAACGCAATTGGCGTAAAGCGTAAGGTTTCAATTGTAAAGGAAGAACCTGGCTTTACGTAGAAAGTATCAATCTTTGGTATCTCAATTGGAGAGTAGATTGGTAGTGATGCAAAATGCTTGATTTGCGAGATATGATCAGAATGATTATGTGTGATTAGCACTGCATCTAAATCATCTAATGCTATCTGTAATTCTTTTAGATGCTCAAATAAATATTTCTTTGTTGTACCACAATCAATCATAACTTTTGTAGTACCATCTACTATTACAAAACTATTTCCTTTTGAGCCACTCGCTAATAGTGCAAAGTCCATCATCAGTCTAAACCCTCACAATCCATTAATGCAGAACATGCATTCACCGATTCACCATTCTGCAATAAGCTAAATGTTACATGTGGTCCTGTCGCTTTTCCAGTCATACCAATCTTGCCAATGACATCACCTTTTCTTACAACAGTATCAACTTCAAGTGAACATGGTAAGTATAGATGCCCATATACACTCTGATAACCATTGTGGTGATCAATGATGACATAGTTTCCTAATTCATCCGTATAACCCTTTTCCTTGATGATTCCAGTATCAACAGCCATGACATTGCCCCATCGATTGTATCGATTGATAAAATCAATCGACTCAAAACCTGCATAGCAACCATACTTACAGATGATTTCAGGATGTTCAACCGGATAGGCAAAACTACCACTACCGATCCCTAAATCACTATTCTTCCCAATTGCCACAACTTCATCTTGTCCAACTGCTGTTACAACAGATGAAAGCTCTTGCCCCGTTTTGAGTACTCCATTCACCCATGTCTCATGGTAGAGTACATTCTTTGAACCATTTGCACCAGTTTGTCTAACAACTGTTTTACCACTTTCA
This genomic window from Solobacterium moorei contains:
- a CDS encoding phosphocarrier protein HPr, with the protein product MKEITVTVVDPVGLHARPATVAVNAASKFKSEVKVSYKGRTVNMKSIMGVMSLGIPTQSEITISCEGDDEDSAVKTIEDVLRAQKVIA
- a CDS encoding S1C family serine protease; amino-acid sequence: MMKKLMPVALALLLVWNLVLTIMLIRNLQKNTTGNSALEDMNSINYTTSDYTSAIEKSRSSVVTVESDGSYYSGIIIAKEKETVHILTTAKATKNGSPNVVFDSGVRVSSTVIGDDGESGVAVIQVTTNFEVKPFTILDTTALAQGANVVVMSGRNLTTGSAVVSSGIVSEPGVWRMNGTTTWLSSMLEMDTPITSIQEGGAVIDLNGSLVGVVASQPFQGNSRMEYAITANEIKLIYNALKTNGKVTRGALGVVVRNVSSMLAYEKSAQGINIDMKTGVYVQTVVEKKDAGDDLQVGDIITMIDGIEISSYQDVLARMYMHSAGDTVNVSIIRGGESKQIGVVLQ
- a CDS encoding phospho-sugar mutase, translated to MYLDEYMRWLSANLIDFDLHAELASIENDDEAIKERFAVALKFGTAGLRGTLGAGTNRMNIWVVRQATQGVADWVKTQGGTQTVVISYDSRLKGWTFAKDAAAVLAANGINVRLYDELMPVPALSFATRFYHCNAGIMITASHNPAKYNGFKAYGPDGCQMTDDAVAIVYDQIQKTDVLTGAKYISFAEGVAKGLIQFVGDDCKEALYQAIESRQVRPNLCKTAGLKLVYSPLNGTGLVPVTRVLSDMGITDITIVPEQEYPNGYFTTCPYPNPEIYEALEKGLELAKKVGADLMLATDPDADRVGIAMKCPDGSYELVSGNEMGVLLLDYICAGRIEKGTMPKNPVAVKSIVSTPLADLVAKHYGVELRHTLTGFKWIGDQIAQLEENGEEERFIFGFEESYGYLAGSYVRDKDAIVGSMLICEMAAYYRSIGSSIKQRLEEIYAQYGRFLNKVDSYEFDGLSGMDKMAGIMNTLRTNPPVEFAGRKVVSLTDYNKPEETGLPKANVLIFGLEDGATVVVRPSGTEPKIKTYFTTLGKDLGEAQKEKDELAAVLKPLFS
- a CDS encoding MBL fold metallo-hydrolase, which translates into the protein MMDFALLASGSKGNSFVIVDGTTKVMIDCGTTKKYLFEHLKELQIALDDLDAVLITHNHSDHISQIKHFASLPIYSPIEIPKIDTFYVKPGSSFTIETLRFTPIALSHDALNTVGYIVENGIEKLVYITDTGYINEKHIPRIKDADYIVLESNHDVQMLMATSRPQFTKQRIYSDTGHLCNEDCAAVLDKIVTEKTKMIILAHLSEQANTRKKALDTTVHALQNHSGLLHKNLLVCAAGQYEMIRKGIYDEEVDAGSVSAIIGMESSPNNNVD
- the rlmH gene encoding 23S rRNA (pseudouridine(1915)-N(3))-methyltransferase RlmH, which encodes MIKIIACGKLKEKWMKDGVAEYVKRIRPYDKLEVIEVQDEKAPETNSVAENEQVKVVEGQRILKKIRDDEYVILLDLAGMDIDSIALANKIQDCYNHARSKITFVIGGSLGLSNELIQRADFRWRISKVTFPHQLCRILVVEQIYRSFRILHNEPYHK